In a single window of the Pseudodesulfovibrio profundus genome:
- a CDS encoding motility protein A, giving the protein MDLGTVIGIVLSFGLVLAAILTGSSLIIFISVPSFLIVVGGTLGAAMVNYPVSYVIGVIGVIKNTFFSNLESPVDVIERFKDYANRARREGILSLEPLIKDIDDEYMRKGLQLTVDGLEPQTIQEILETEISYLSERHQTGADVVAVLGTLAPAMGMIGTVVGLVQMLQTMSDPSTIGPAMAVALLTTLYGAILANLVFNPMSGKLKARSKEEILLREMIMEGILSISKGENPRIIEEKLNSYLPPKDRVVSE; this is encoded by the coding sequence ATGGATCTCGGAACCGTAATTGGCATAGTTCTCTCTTTCGGACTGGTATTGGCAGCTATTCTGACCGGCTCCAGTCTGATCATTTTTATTTCTGTCCCTTCATTCCTGATCGTTGTCGGTGGAACCCTTGGCGCAGCCATGGTCAACTATCCTGTCAGCTATGTCATCGGGGTCATCGGGGTTATCAAGAATACGTTCTTTTCCAACCTGGAATCCCCTGTGGACGTCATCGAGCGTTTCAAGGACTACGCCAACCGCGCTCGTCGTGAAGGTATTCTCTCTCTGGAACCGCTGATCAAGGATATCGATGACGAATACATGCGCAAAGGGTTGCAGTTGACGGTCGACGGCCTGGAGCCCCAGACCATTCAGGAGATTCTGGAGACCGAGATTTCCTATCTGTCCGAACGGCATCAGACCGGCGCTGACGTTGTCGCGGTGCTTGGCACCCTGGCTCCGGCCATGGGCATGATCGGTACGGTTGTCGGGCTGGTTCAGATGCTCCAGACCATGTCCGATCCTTCGACCATTGGTCCGGCCATGGCGGTGGCGTTGCTGACGACCCTGTACGGGGCGATCCTCGCCAACCTCGTGTTCAACCCCATGTCGGGTAAGCTCAAGGCGCGAAGCAAAGAGGAAATCCTGCTCCGTGAAATGATCATGGAAGGGATACTGTCCATTTCCAAAGGGGAGAACCCGCGTATTATCGAGGAGAAGCTGAACAGTTACCTGCCGCCCAAGGACAGGGTCGTTTCCGAGTAA
- a CDS encoding YggS family pyridoxal phosphate-dependent enzyme, giving the protein MSNRKNELAERTQQVKEALAEAARAAGRKTEDVSLVAVSKLHPASDIRALAETGQVDFGENYVQEAVGKQEELADLDVRWHFIGGLQSNKAKFVAGNFALVHSVDSRKLANTLSNKALARDAVQDILLQVNIAGEEQKSGISVENLPELADAVMEMDGVRLRGLMTMPPFFDEPERARPVFARLRQLRDELEGQLGISLPHLSMGMTGDFVPAVEEGATLVRIGTRIFGARPPRA; this is encoded by the coding sequence ATGAGCAATAGAAAGAACGAACTGGCTGAACGCACACAACAGGTCAAGGAAGCTCTGGCTGAAGCGGCTCGTGCCGCGGGTCGAAAAACCGAGGATGTCTCCCTTGTGGCGGTATCCAAGCTGCATCCGGCAAGTGATATCCGGGCGTTGGCAGAGACCGGTCAGGTGGATTTTGGCGAAAACTATGTGCAGGAAGCCGTGGGCAAGCAGGAAGAACTGGCCGATCTGGATGTGCGATGGCACTTCATCGGCGGCCTGCAATCCAACAAGGCGAAGTTCGTGGCGGGCAATTTTGCGCTGGTCCACAGCGTCGATTCCCGCAAGCTGGCGAACACATTGAGCAACAAGGCCCTTGCGCGGGATGCCGTGCAGGATATTCTTCTTCAGGTGAACATAGCCGGAGAGGAACAAAAGTCGGGTATTTCGGTGGAGAATCTGCCTGAGCTGGCGGACGCGGTCATGGAAATGGACGGAGTTCGACTGCGCGGGCTGATGACAATGCCGCCGTTTTTTGATGAACCGGAGCGGGCGCGACCCGTTTTTGCCAGACTGCGCCAGCTCAGGGACGAGCTGGAAGGACAGTTGGGAATATCCCTGCCTCATCTATCCATGGGCATGACCGGTGACTTTGTACCGGCCGTGGAAGAAGGGGCAACGCTGGTTCGAATCGGAACAAGGATTTTCGGGGCGCGGCCCCCAAGAGCATAA
- the fliQ gene encoding flagellar biosynthesis protein FliQ, producing the protein MTPEFVVGFARQAIEMTLVIALPMLAVGMVVGIFISILQAATQIQEMTLTMVPKIVAIFVALLLAFPWIMDKMITYTTNLFLNLPNYIR; encoded by the coding sequence GTGACCCCCGAATTTGTCGTAGGATTTGCCAGACAGGCTATTGAGATGACCCTGGTCATCGCTTTGCCCATGCTTGCGGTGGGCATGGTGGTGGGTATTTTTATCTCCATCCTTCAGGCAGCTACCCAGATTCAGGAGATGACGCTGACCATGGTCCCCAAGATCGTGGCCATATTCGTTGCGCTACTATTGGCGTTTCCATGGATTATGGACAAGATGATTACGTATACGACTAATCTTTTTCTCAATCTTCCCAATTACATACGATAG
- a CDS encoding Lon protease family protein, which yields MTKTAVHMTKALPASKLRATLDPDRIPYEDSSAIPNRNVYPKFQPRAIQALSLALEIKGNEHNVYVSGEPNMGRTYFVKSFLKPAAAKATVPCDWIYLYNFEDHDKPISVSLPAGQGRKLKQVQHKAMSHVKVEIPARLEKDAFQKKHEAMVKKYNAKREELFSQMDATAEKENFSLSLDEDGVLTLSPIVDGEVVSDKDFDKFKPAERKKLKAKGEELLTRVSSLLRRLNQNETDMRESETALYQETAKTVIEESFAPVVEKFGHEEVLDEYFKALHDEVVENVEQFMPKDSTFAGLIPDGLPTGEDYFNRFEVNLFVDNGKTKGAPVILEGHPTAFNLLGSIEREAEMGALYTDFMLIKAGAIHVANGGFLILNIEDLLSNPNSWEGLLRALRSGQSQIEDPVDPDQVRARTLQPAPIDLDIKIILIGTDEHYEMLLYNDDRFEKYFKLKAHLQHAAERNAANIKTYLSVIGQTARAADTLPFTRKAIAGLVDFASRLVEDQKRLSLYIPLIRERMIEASAMARMAGKTKVGLAELGEAVAAKDYRVNLYEQEFMTDYDRQVIKVETSGEAIGRANGLSVTQFGDYEFGLPHQISCTVGVGHGGILDLEREAQLGGPIHTKGMMIIKSYLVRLFAQDKPIVLTGSLCFEQSYAGIEGDSASGAELASLLSALSGVPINLSYAFTGAVSQTGAVMAVGGVNRKIEGFFEVCRRRKLTGKQGVILPADNVVNLMLKDDVVQAVEDGLFNIYPVKTIEEAMFILTGMRCGRLGKNGKFPTDSLYHRVNSRLAELARLAKLMGCDSK from the coding sequence ATGACCAAGACTGCTGTTCATATGACCAAGGCCCTCCCCGCGAGCAAGTTGCGCGCTACCCTTGACCCTGATCGTATCCCCTATGAGGACAGTTCGGCTATCCCGAACCGCAATGTGTATCCCAAGTTTCAGCCGCGAGCCATTCAGGCTCTGTCTCTGGCCCTTGAGATCAAGGGAAATGAGCACAACGTCTATGTTTCGGGCGAGCCGAACATGGGGCGGACCTATTTTGTCAAATCGTTCCTCAAGCCGGCCGCAGCCAAGGCAACCGTGCCATGTGACTGGATTTACCTGTACAATTTCGAGGACCACGACAAACCCATCAGTGTTTCGCTTCCTGCCGGGCAGGGGCGCAAGCTCAAACAGGTCCAGCATAAGGCCATGAGCCATGTCAAAGTGGAAATTCCAGCTCGTCTTGAAAAGGACGCATTCCAGAAGAAACATGAAGCCATGGTCAAAAAGTACAATGCCAAACGAGAGGAGCTTTTCTCTCAGATGGATGCCACGGCAGAGAAGGAAAACTTCTCTCTGAGCCTTGATGAAGACGGCGTGCTGACACTTTCTCCCATCGTGGATGGCGAAGTCGTTTCCGACAAGGATTTCGACAAGTTCAAACCTGCAGAGCGAAAAAAGCTCAAGGCGAAGGGTGAGGAATTGTTGACGCGGGTTTCCTCGCTGCTGCGACGCCTCAATCAGAACGAAACAGACATGCGCGAGTCCGAAACCGCCCTGTATCAGGAAACGGCTAAAACCGTGATCGAGGAATCCTTTGCGCCGGTCGTCGAGAAGTTCGGACACGAGGAAGTGCTGGATGAATATTTCAAGGCGCTGCATGACGAGGTGGTGGAGAACGTCGAGCAGTTCATGCCCAAGGATTCGACGTTTGCCGGACTGATTCCCGACGGCCTGCCCACGGGCGAGGACTACTTCAACCGTTTCGAGGTCAACCTGTTCGTGGACAACGGCAAGACAAAGGGTGCACCGGTCATCCTCGAAGGCCACCCCACGGCATTCAATCTCCTCGGCTCCATTGAGCGTGAGGCGGAAATGGGCGCCTTGTACACGGATTTCATGTTGATCAAGGCCGGAGCCATTCATGTGGCCAACGGCGGCTTTCTGATTCTGAACATCGAAGACCTGCTGTCCAATCCCAACTCCTGGGAAGGGCTGCTGCGCGCATTGCGTTCAGGGCAGTCCCAGATAGAAGACCCGGTGGACCCGGATCAGGTTCGGGCCAGGACACTGCAGCCCGCCCCCATTGATCTCGATATCAAGATCATCCTCATTGGCACGGACGAGCATTATGAAATGCTGCTGTACAATGACGATCGATTTGAAAAGTATTTCAAGCTCAAAGCTCACTTGCAGCATGCTGCCGAGCGCAACGCCGCAAATATCAAGACCTACCTGTCCGTCATCGGGCAGACAGCACGTGCAGCCGATACCCTGCCCTTTACCCGAAAGGCCATAGCCGGACTGGTGGATTTCGCTTCTCGTCTGGTTGAGGATCAGAAACGGCTCTCCCTGTATATCCCGCTGATTCGCGAGCGCATGATCGAGGCCTCGGCCATGGCGCGCATGGCCGGAAAAACCAAGGTTGGACTGGCAGAGCTGGGCGAAGCCGTGGCTGCCAAGGATTACCGGGTCAACCTGTATGAACAGGAGTTCATGACCGATTACGACCGGCAGGTTATCAAGGTGGAGACATCGGGCGAAGCCATCGGTCGGGCCAACGGGTTGTCCGTTACCCAATTCGGCGATTACGAGTTCGGTCTGCCCCATCAGATTTCGTGTACCGTGGGTGTCGGCCACGGCGGGATTCTCGATTTGGAGCGTGAGGCGCAACTCGGCGGGCCCATCCACACCAAGGGCATGATGATCATCAAGTCCTATCTGGTGCGACTGTTTGCCCAGGACAAACCCATCGTGTTGACCGGTTCCCTCTGCTTTGAGCAGTCCTACGCGGGCATTGAAGGCGATTCCGCCTCCGGTGCAGAGCTGGCGTCGTTGCTTTCGGCTCTGTCCGGCGTGCCGATCAATCTTTCCTACGCCTTTACCGGGGCTGTGTCCCAGACCGGTGCGGTCATGGCTGTGGGCGGCGTCAATCGCAAGATCGAAGGCTTTTTCGAGGTTTGCCGTCGCCGCAAACTGACCGGCAAGCAGGGCGTGATCCTGCCTGCGGACAACGTGGTCAATCTGATGCTCAAGGATGATGTTGTGCAGGCCGTGGAAGATGGCTTGTTTAATATCTATCCGGTCAAGACCATTGAAGAAGCCATGTTCATACTCACGGGAATGCGCTGCGGCAGGCTTGGCAAAAACGGGAAATTCCCGACCGATTCCCTGTACCACCGTGTCAATTCACGACTGGCAGAGCTGGCTCGTCTGGCCAAGCTCATGGGCTGTGACAGCAAGTAG
- the topA gene encoding type I DNA topoisomerase, with the protein MPKDLIIVESPAKVKTISKFLGKDYIVDASVGHVRDLPTRDLGVDEENDFAPQYEVIKGKEDVVKRLKAAAKKAQTVFLAPDPDREGEAIAWHVAELIRPVNDNIRRIQFNEITAKAVKNALEEAQELNEDLFDSQQARRILDRLVGYKISPILWKNVKRGISAGRVQSVALKILVEREKERRAFRPDEYWPFKVLLAGENPPPFWMDLHKLEEKAVKPGVNHISNGEDAAALHEALENGEFVVDSVQEKQRKRSPLPPYITSTLQQDANRRMGYSAKRTMSVAQRLYEGVELGKQGTTALITYMRTDSVRIAKDAQQAAKKLILDKFGGDYYPSKTRNFKTKGGAQDAHEAIRPVDVSITPEDIKSYLPSEQYKLYRLIWQRFVASQMAPATFWDTTVLVKAPRTQWRAKGERLLFPGFLAAMDKAKSDGDTELPKLAEGEVLQLNELKKEQKFTQPPPRYSEASLVKTLEELGIGRPSTYAAIISTLLDREYARQEEKRFIPTELGFTVSDQLSEHFQALMDVGFTAQMENLLDDVAAGNQDWVRLLNDFGGDFYPTLDKARTEMARSQQVTDIVCENCGKPMAIKFGKTGEFLGCTGFPSCRTIKNFTRDEQGNIQVLEREKPEETGVKCEKCGRPMAIKQSRRGEFLGCTGYPDCKSIVNFERDENGKIKVIESEKPKVVGTCPECGGELLLKKARTGSRFIACSNYPDCTFAQPFSTGVACPKEGCEGELVEKSSRRGKLFYSCSTYPKCDYAVWNWPIAEACPKCEHPILTRKTTKDKGEHIACPKKGCGYTRPIEDKEEDES; encoded by the coding sequence ATGCCGAAAGATCTCATCATTGTTGAGTCCCCTGCCAAAGTGAAAACCATTTCCAAGTTTCTTGGAAAGGACTACATCGTGGACGCTTCCGTAGGTCACGTCCGCGACCTGCCCACCCGTGATCTCGGCGTGGACGAAGAAAACGACTTCGCCCCGCAATACGAGGTGATCAAGGGCAAGGAAGACGTGGTCAAACGCCTGAAAGCCGCAGCAAAGAAGGCACAAACTGTCTTCCTCGCACCTGACCCCGACCGCGAGGGAGAGGCCATTGCATGGCACGTTGCCGAACTCATCCGTCCGGTCAACGACAATATCCGCCGCATCCAGTTCAACGAAATTACGGCCAAAGCCGTCAAGAACGCACTGGAAGAGGCGCAGGAACTCAACGAAGACCTCTTCGACTCACAACAGGCGCGCCGCATCCTCGACCGTCTGGTGGGGTACAAGATTTCTCCCATTCTCTGGAAAAACGTAAAGCGGGGCATCTCCGCTGGCCGTGTCCAGTCCGTTGCACTGAAGATTCTTGTGGAACGGGAAAAAGAACGCCGCGCATTCCGCCCTGATGAGTACTGGCCATTCAAGGTACTGCTCGCCGGAGAAAATCCGCCTCCTTTCTGGATGGATTTACACAAGCTGGAAGAGAAAGCGGTCAAACCCGGCGTCAATCACATTTCCAACGGGGAAGATGCCGCGGCCTTGCATGAAGCACTGGAAAACGGCGAATTCGTTGTTGATTCGGTGCAGGAGAAACAGCGCAAGCGTTCTCCCTTGCCGCCGTACATCACCTCGACCCTGCAGCAGGACGCCAACCGTCGCATGGGATATTCGGCCAAACGGACCATGTCCGTTGCCCAGCGCCTCTACGAGGGTGTCGAGCTCGGCAAGCAGGGAACCACGGCGCTGATCACCTATATGCGTACCGACTCCGTCCGTATCGCCAAGGATGCGCAGCAGGCCGCCAAGAAGCTGATCCTCGATAAGTTCGGCGGCGATTACTACCCATCCAAGACCCGTAATTTCAAGACCAAGGGCGGGGCTCAGGATGCGCACGAAGCGATCCGCCCTGTTGACGTTTCCATCACCCCGGAAGACATCAAGTCCTACCTGCCATCCGAACAGTACAAGCTGTACCGGCTGATCTGGCAGCGCTTTGTGGCCTCGCAGATGGCCCCGGCAACGTTCTGGGACACCACGGTTCTAGTCAAAGCGCCGCGCACCCAGTGGCGCGCCAAAGGCGAGCGTTTGCTCTTCCCGGGCTTCCTTGCCGCCATGGACAAGGCCAAGAGCGACGGCGACACCGAACTGCCCAAGCTGGCCGAAGGTGAGGTGTTGCAGCTCAATGAACTGAAAAAGGAACAGAAGTTCACCCAGCCGCCGCCGCGTTATTCGGAAGCATCCCTTGTCAAGACGCTGGAAGAGCTGGGTATCGGTCGTCCGTCCACTTACGCCGCCATTATTTCCACCCTGCTCGATCGCGAATACGCTCGACAGGAAGAGAAGCGTTTCATTCCCACGGAACTGGGCTTCACTGTTTCGGATCAACTTTCCGAGCACTTCCAGGCACTGATGGATGTCGGATTCACCGCGCAGATGGAGAACCTGCTTGATGATGTCGCAGCAGGCAATCAGGACTGGGTCCGCCTGCTCAACGACTTTGGTGGCGATTTCTATCCCACGCTGGACAAGGCACGGACCGAAATGGCGCGCTCCCAGCAGGTGACTGACATTGTCTGCGAGAACTGCGGCAAGCCCATGGCCATCAAATTCGGCAAGACCGGCGAGTTCCTGGGCTGCACCGGGTTCCCCTCCTGCCGGACCATCAAGAACTTCACCCGCGACGAGCAGGGCAACATTCAGGTTCTGGAACGGGAAAAGCCCGAGGAAACAGGCGTCAAATGCGAGAAGTGCGGACGCCCCATGGCTATCAAACAGTCCAGACGAGGCGAATTCCTCGGCTGCACAGGCTACCCGGACTGCAAGAGCATCGTCAATTTCGAGCGGGATGAGAACGGCAAGATCAAGGTCATCGAATCCGAGAAGCCCAAAGTTGTCGGCACCTGCCCTGAATGCGGCGGCGAACTGCTGCTCAAGAAGGCCCGCACCGGCTCACGGTTCATTGCCTGTTCCAACTACCCGGACTGCACCTTTGCCCAACCGTTTTCCACTGGCGTCGCCTGCCCGAAGGAAGGATGCGAAGGCGAACTGGTCGAGAAATCATCGCGCCGCGGCAAGCTGTTCTACTCCTGCTCCACGTACCCCAAGTGCGATTACGCGGTCTGGAACTGGCCCATCGCCGAGGCGTGTCCCAAATGCGAGCACCCGATACTCACGCGCAAGACCACCAAGGACAAGGGCGAGCACATCGCCTGCCCCAAGAAGGGCTGCGGCTACACCCGTCCCATCGAGGATAAAGAAGAAGATGAGTCTTAA
- the fliO gene encoding flagellar biosynthetic protein FliO: MDSKAAQDVAATMQLPAVDTGSTILVTLGYLCLLLGVIFFAYWLLKRLGFGGMGVHRGKGAPQLLTRLMLGNRQSVAVIRYRDKDMVLGVTEDNITLLKEFEADDDDLEADTSSGFAAMLKRNRENEG, encoded by the coding sequence TTGGATAGCAAGGCGGCACAGGATGTGGCTGCGACCATGCAGCTTCCGGCGGTGGATACGGGCAGTACCATACTCGTCACCCTCGGATACCTGTGTCTGTTGCTCGGGGTCATTTTTTTCGCGTACTGGCTGCTCAAGCGGCTTGGTTTCGGCGGCATGGGAGTGCATCGCGGTAAGGGCGCTCCACAGCTTCTGACCCGATTGATGCTCGGGAACAGACAGTCCGTGGCCGTCATTCGTTACCGTGATAAAGACATGGTGTTGGGCGTGACTGAAGACAATATCACACTGCTCAAGGAATTTGAGGCCGATGATGACGATCTGGAAGCGGATACGTCCAGCGGCTTTGCGGCGATGCTGAAGAGGAATAGGGAAAATGAAGGGTAA
- the fliN gene encoding flagellar motor switch protein FliN, giving the protein MADDQDKLAQEWADALLDGGGDNDDPLGGLDDVTDPADAGSADISDDEALADEWAAALADTEQDEVKHEKEQAFLSTQTHDYDLADMGADAKAGSSSGKRDLDFILDIPLEVSAELGRTKLLINELLQLGQGSVVELNKLAGEPMEIYVNGKLVARGEAVVINEKFGIRLTDIISPIERVKQLG; this is encoded by the coding sequence ATGGCCGATGATCAAGATAAACTGGCGCAGGAATGGGCCGATGCCCTGTTGGATGGCGGTGGTGACAACGACGATCCCCTGGGGGGACTCGACGACGTGACCGATCCGGCTGACGCAGGCAGTGCCGATATCTCCGACGATGAAGCGCTGGCTGATGAGTGGGCCGCTGCACTGGCCGACACCGAGCAGGACGAGGTCAAGCACGAGAAGGAACAGGCGTTCCTCTCCACCCAGACCCACGATTACGATCTGGCCGACATGGGTGCCGATGCCAAGGCCGGTTCATCCAGCGGTAAGCGCGATCTCGACTTTATTCTGGATATCCCCCTTGAGGTGTCCGCTGAACTCGGACGCACCAAGCTGCTCATCAACGAGTTGCTCCAGTTGGGTCAGGGATCGGTTGTCGAGCTGAACAAGCTGGCTGGCGAGCCCATGGAAATTTATGTCAACGGCAAGCTGGTGGCACGTGGTGAAGCGGTTGTCATCAACGAGAAATTCGGTATCCGCCTGACGGATATCATCAGTCCCATTGAGCGGGTGAAACAGCTTGGATAG
- a CDS encoding flagellar basal body-associated FliL family protein: MADEDLGQEEKKKGGILKWIIILVVLIALGVGGYFAYTMFFAAPEDGAATEEVVDGEQEALESLEGTLVPLPVFLVNLADPLGRRYLKLGLEVEVRDADVVAAMTKYEARIKDSLLLYLSSLTYDSLATMQAKMELKQEVADRLTQILGRGSVLRVYITEMVIQ, from the coding sequence ATGGCTGACGAAGATCTTGGACAAGAAGAAAAGAAAAAAGGCGGAATCCTCAAATGGATCATCATTCTGGTGGTCCTGATCGCTCTGGGTGTGGGCGGTTATTTCGCGTATACAATGTTTTTCGCTGCACCAGAGGATGGGGCGGCCACTGAAGAAGTGGTCGATGGAGAACAGGAGGCACTGGAGTCCCTTGAGGGAACGCTGGTTCCTCTGCCTGTGTTTCTCGTCAACCTCGCTGATCCGCTGGGTCGACGCTACCTGAAGCTCGGCCTTGAGGTCGAGGTCCGTGATGCCGACGTTGTGGCAGCCATGACCAAGTATGAAGCCAGGATCAAGGATTCCTTGCTGCTCTATCTGTCGAGCCTGACATACGATTCGCTGGCGACCATGCAGGCCAAGATGGAACTCAAGCAGGAGGTGGCTGACCGGCTGACCCAGATACTGGGCAGAGGCAGCGTCCTTCGTGTGTACATTACGGAAATGGTCATCCAGTAG
- a CDS encoding OmpA/MotB family protein, which produces MARKKKERCPPLALWLVTFSDLVTLLLTFFVLLLTMSSMDNAILTKVTLHTADLGLLDKRGSGRVNVKERLIVELIEKPWEVLDKKQRIKDLLFPDDTLPEEMEKSELDKNIEVLQKENGVALVFTDNLLFAPGASELSTRGQFLMDRLIPMMTQTDAPINVAGYTDVAEDVQDPLALSGDRALSVLTYLVGEGVPNKRFSLSAYGGDFPVLDEMGRPVDSDMNRRVEIYLKTARPIGGYQ; this is translated from the coding sequence ATGGCCAGAAAGAAGAAAGAACGATGTCCACCTCTCGCGTTGTGGTTGGTCACCTTTTCCGATCTGGTGACCCTGCTGCTGACATTTTTTGTTCTGTTGCTGACCATGTCGTCCATGGATAACGCCATTTTGACGAAGGTGACGCTGCACACCGCTGATCTCGGGCTGCTGGACAAGCGCGGTTCCGGGCGGGTGAACGTGAAGGAACGGCTGATAGTGGAACTGATCGAAAAGCCGTGGGAAGTGCTAGACAAGAAACAGCGCATCAAGGACCTGCTTTTCCCTGATGACACGCTGCCCGAGGAAATGGAAAAATCAGAATTGGACAAAAATATCGAGGTGCTGCAAAAGGAGAATGGCGTGGCACTGGTGTTTACGGACAATCTGCTCTTTGCTCCGGGGGCTAGTGAATTGTCGACTCGCGGACAGTTCCTCATGGACAGGCTGATTCCCATGATGACGCAGACCGATGCCCCCATCAATGTGGCGGGCTACACGGACGTTGCCGAGGATGTTCAGGACCCGCTTGCGTTGTCGGGCGATCGTGCCTTGTCTGTGCTGACCTATCTGGTAGGGGAAGGGGTGCCCAACAAGCGCTTTTCCCTGTCAGCGTATGGCGGCGATTTTCCGGTTCTCGATGAAATGGGGCGCCCTGTGGATTCGGATATGAATCGCCGGGTCGAAATTTATCTCAAGACCGCTCGTCCCATCGGCGGGTATCAATAG
- the fliP gene encoding flagellar type III secretion system pore protein FliP (The bacterial flagellar biogenesis protein FliP forms a type III secretion system (T3SS)-type pore required for flagellar assembly.) codes for MKGNGRLVAILLCALTAILLLPALASAQSPTIPKLSMELAAGQAEPGDVSTLLEILFLFTVLSMAPAILLTMTSFTRIIIVFHFLRQAMGTQQMPPNQILASLAIFMTLVIMYPVGKAVNDTAFQPYINEEIRFEEALDRAQVPIREFMFKHTREKDLSIFYSITKEERPKNWDEVNTLMLVAAFAISELKTGFTIGFLIYIPFLILDMVVASILLAMGMMMLPPVMISLPFKILLFILIDGWNLLIGSLVNTFQ; via the coding sequence ATGAAGGGTAACGGACGTCTTGTCGCGATACTTTTGTGCGCATTGACCGCCATCCTTCTGTTGCCTGCGCTTGCGTCGGCACAGTCTCCGACCATTCCCAAGCTGAGCATGGAGTTGGCCGCCGGTCAGGCCGAGCCAGGTGATGTCTCCACCCTGCTTGAAATTCTCTTTCTATTCACTGTGCTCAGCATGGCCCCGGCCATTTTGCTGACCATGACGTCATTCACCCGTATCATCATTGTATTTCACTTTCTTCGTCAGGCCATGGGCACTCAGCAGATGCCGCCTAACCAGATACTGGCATCGTTGGCGATTTTCATGACACTGGTCATCATGTACCCTGTTGGCAAAGCCGTCAACGACACGGCCTTCCAGCCCTATATCAATGAGGAAATCCGTTTTGAGGAGGCGTTGGATCGAGCACAGGTACCGATTCGCGAGTTCATGTTCAAACATACCCGCGAAAAGGATTTGTCCATATTCTACTCGATCACCAAGGAAGAACGTCCAAAAAACTGGGACGAGGTCAACACCCTGATGCTGGTGGCGGCCTTTGCCATTTCCGAGCTTAAAACCGGTTTCACCATCGGCTTCCTGATCTACATTCCGTTCCTGATTCTTGATATGGTGGTTGCCTCCATCCTGCTGGCCATGGGTATGATGATGCTGCCGCCGGTCATGATTTCGTTGCCGTTCAAAATTTTGCTGTTTATTCTTATTGACGGGTGGAACCTGCTGATCGGTTCACTGGTCAATACATTCCAGTGA
- a CDS encoding OmpA/MotB family protein has protein sequence MAKKEKKQICDEMPPWMITFSDVMTLMLTFFVLLVSMSQIDARRKLVALGSIIGTFGFNQASYEVFSKKDTRRTVEPGPIDTGDLEPLKELKWENVDDDINFRSNRFVQILSINSSLLFGPDGTTLSQEGEATLDRFMPVLIQVQYPLLLAGHTAELRDELGLNYQPGDDEQNPDISWKISLGRSLAVYRFLLDRGMRPDQLRVEAFGKFMPYYPQNTAENRAKNRRVDIVLDKRNTDATERIRELTPSIRQPVETLDVNGFEFRIGPTDGEQ, from the coding sequence ATGGCGAAAAAAGAGAAAAAGCAGATATGTGATGAGATGCCGCCGTGGATGATCACGTTCTCGGACGTCATGACACTGATGCTGACTTTTTTCGTCCTGCTGGTGTCCATGTCGCAGATCGATGCGCGTCGAAAACTGGTCGCTCTCGGGTCCATCATCGGTACGTTCGGCTTCAATCAGGCCAGCTACGAGGTGTTTTCCAAGAAGGACACCCGGCGCACTGTCGAGCCCGGTCCCATTGATACCGGCGACCTGGAGCCGCTCAAGGAACTCAAATGGGAGAACGTGGACGACGATATCAACTTCCGGTCCAACCGCTTCGTCCAGATCCTGTCCATCAATTCGTCCCTGTTGTTCGGTCCTGACGGCACCACGTTGTCTCAGGAAGGTGAAGCCACGCTGGATCGTTTCATGCCGGTACTGATCCAGGTTCAATATCCGTTGCTTCTGGCCGGACACACGGCTGAACTTCGGGATGAACTTGGGCTGAACTATCAGCCGGGTGACGATGAACAAAACCCTGATATTTCGTGGAAGATTTCACTTGGACGGTCGCTGGCGGTCTATCGCTTCCTGCTGGATCGCGGTATGCGGCCGGATCAACTTCGGGTAGAAGCGTTCGGCAAATTCATGCCGTACTATCCCCAGAATACTGCCGAAAATCGGGCGAAAAACCGTCGCGTGGATATCGTGCTCGATAAGCGGAACACCGACGCCACCGAACGCATCCGCGAGCTGACACCGTCCATTCGCCAGCCGGTGGAGACTCTTGATGTCAATGGGTTCGAGTTCCGAATCGGTCCTACCGACGGGGAGCAGTAG